A part of Paraburkholderia azotifigens genomic DNA contains:
- a CDS encoding ABC transporter permease has product MLRIIANRMLVAVPTLILVSMLIFGLQKLLPGDPVLAMAGEDQDAQVIATLRVKYHLDQPVPTQYALWVRDVAHGDLGASLRTDVPVRSLIAQKLPVTIQLAVMAMILAIGIGIPAGVISAASRGGPLDYAANIFALSGMSIPNFWLGIMLIFIVSVRWHLLPSSGYVSPGEDFWLSIKTMLMPAFVLGAALGAQLMRHTRSAMLGVLRTDYIRTARAKGLLRGAVVVKHAFRNALIPIVTVLALLFGELLAGAVLTEQVFTIPGFGKLVVDAVFNRDYPVVQGVVLVTALAFIVVNLFADVLYILLNPRLRRS; this is encoded by the coding sequence ATGCTGCGGATCATCGCGAATCGCATGCTGGTAGCCGTGCCGACGCTGATCCTGGTGTCGATGCTGATCTTCGGCCTGCAAAAGCTGCTGCCGGGCGACCCGGTGCTGGCGATGGCAGGCGAAGATCAGGACGCGCAGGTCATCGCGACGCTGCGCGTGAAGTATCACCTCGATCAGCCGGTGCCGACGCAGTACGCACTGTGGGTGCGCGATGTCGCGCATGGCGATCTCGGTGCGTCGCTGCGCACGGACGTGCCCGTGCGCTCGCTGATCGCGCAGAAGCTGCCCGTCACGATCCAGCTGGCGGTGATGGCGATGATCCTCGCAATCGGCATCGGCATCCCGGCCGGCGTGATTTCGGCGGCGAGCCGCGGCGGTCCGCTCGACTACGCGGCGAACATCTTCGCGCTGTCGGGCATGTCGATCCCGAACTTCTGGCTCGGCATTATGCTGATCTTCATCGTGTCGGTGCGCTGGCATCTGTTGCCGTCGTCGGGTTATGTGTCGCCGGGCGAGGACTTCTGGCTGAGCATCAAGACGATGCTGATGCCCGCATTCGTGCTGGGCGCGGCGCTCGGCGCGCAGCTGATGCGTCACACGCGCAGTGCGATGCTCGGCGTGTTGCGCACGGACTACATCCGCACCGCGCGCGCGAAGGGTCTGTTGCGCGGCGCCGTGGTCGTCAAGCATGCGTTCCGTAATGCGCTGATTCCCATCGTCACCGTGCTCGCGCTGCTGTTCGGCGAACTGCTCGCGGGCGCCGTGCTGACGGAACAGGTGTTCACGATTCCCGGCTTCGGCAAGCTGGTCGTCGATGCCGTGTTCAATCGCGATTACCCCGTCGTGCAAGGCGTCGTGCTCGTCACCGCGCTCGCGTTCATCGTTGTGAATCTGTTCGCCGACGTGCTGTACATCCTGCTCAATCCAAGACTGAGGCGCAGCTGA